In Planctomycetota bacterium, the following are encoded in one genomic region:
- a CDS encoding radical SAM protein, with protein sequence MPNLDQKPEVTVRRVLIVDLNNFARYPSVPVGYLAAVCREAGHEVSVFSPLMLGVGGVVRERPAKWYGLAVEKLNYRAATSRSSLLRRAREQVAKLRAPDLGKEQAAVVTKFEQLLVEQKPDVVLVSSYLMYRDHTAEICAACKEAGVPALVGGPYFAQPEVVAEWVDIPGAVAIVGGEVELELPAILESIVAGDDLTRHTGLWLRGPEGTLLGGARTPLKDLDDVPFPDYVDFPWEKYPNRIVPVITGRGCGWGACSFCSDVTSTAGRTYRSRSPRNVLDELAYHHERHGASLYTFTDLKLNSDLDVWNAVLDNMQRVAPGSRWIAAVHVDANGPRGHANGLTADDLKRAAVSGCVRLTTGLESGSQRVLDLMKKGADVEHTGRFLDDAHAVGISMRCTMILGYPGETVADVVATAEFLERHSHSIERVSLNRFQIMTGTRFHRTLEAKPDAHAQLTQLTINHKVAQVDHRYTEADDPVYRSAVMRLLAAVHAINRKPLMERARDFDGVM encoded by the coding sequence GTGCCCAACCTAGACCAAAAACCAGAAGTCACCGTCCGACGGGTACTCATCGTCGACCTGAACAACTTCGCTCGCTATCCGAGCGTTCCCGTCGGCTATCTCGCCGCGGTTTGTCGAGAAGCCGGGCATGAGGTGTCGGTGTTCAGTCCGTTGATGTTGGGTGTCGGCGGCGTGGTTCGTGAGCGGCCGGCCAAGTGGTACGGCCTGGCCGTCGAGAAGCTCAACTACCGCGCGGCGACGAGCAGGTCATCGTTGTTGCGTCGGGCCCGCGAGCAGGTCGCCAAGCTCCGCGCGCCGGACCTTGGTAAGGAGCAGGCGGCCGTCGTCACGAAGTTCGAGCAGTTGCTCGTCGAGCAAAAGCCCGACGTGGTGCTCGTCAGCAGTTACCTGATGTACCGCGACCACACCGCCGAGATCTGCGCGGCGTGCAAGGAAGCTGGCGTGCCGGCGCTGGTCGGCGGTCCGTACTTTGCCCAGCCGGAGGTCGTCGCCGAGTGGGTCGACATTCCCGGGGCGGTCGCGATCGTTGGCGGCGAGGTCGAGTTGGAGTTGCCCGCCATCCTCGAATCGATCGTTGCCGGCGATGACCTCACGCGGCACACCGGGCTTTGGCTGCGTGGCCCCGAAGGAACGCTGCTCGGCGGTGCCCGTACGCCGTTGAAGGACCTCGACGACGTGCCGTTCCCGGATTACGTGGATTTTCCATGGGAGAAGTATCCGAACCGGATCGTGCCGGTGATAACCGGTCGCGGTTGTGGTTGGGGCGCGTGTTCGTTTTGCAGCGATGTGACCAGCACGGCAGGCCGAACCTATCGCAGTCGCTCGCCGAGGAACGTGCTCGACGAGTTGGCGTATCACCACGAACGTCACGGCGCATCGCTCTACACGTTCACCGATCTCAAGCTCAACAGCGACCTCGACGTCTGGAACGCGGTGCTCGACAACATGCAACGCGTCGCGCCTGGCAGCCGCTGGATTGCCGCGGTACACGTTGATGCCAACGGGCCTCGCGGGCATGCCAACGGGCTCACCGCCGATGATCTCAAGCGCGCCGCCGTCAGCGGTTGTGTCCGCCTCACGACTGGCCTCGAAAGCGGGAGCCAGCGCGTGCTCGACCTGATGAAGAAGGGGGCCGACGTCGAACACACCGGCCGGTTCCTCGACGACGCCCACGCGGTCGGCATCTCGATGCGCTGCACGATGATCCTCGGCTATCCGGGCGAGACCGTCGCCGATGTCGTCGCCACCGCCGAGTTCCTCGAACGCCACAGCCACAGCATCGAGCGTGTCTCGCTCAACCGGTTCCAGATCATGACCGGCACCCGCTTCCATCGCACCCTCGAAGCCAAGCCCGACGCACACGCCCAACTCACGCAGCTCACAATTAACCACAAAGTCGCACAGGTCGATCACCGTTACACCGAAGCCGATGACCCGGTGTACCGGTCGGCGGTCATGCGTCTGCTCGCGGCGGTCCATGCGATCAACCGCAAGCCACTGATGGAGCGGGCCCGTGACTTCGACGGCGTGATGTAA
- the tmk gene encoding dTMP kinase, with translation MADPHPDPHAIRFLVLDGGEGCGKSTQAARLKAFFEREGRPVELLRDPGSTRIGEKVRDILLNSDHVEMTRRCECMLYMAARAQMVAEQIRPALDEGKLVICDRYVSSTLAYQVGDDLGADDIRAAADVAIGDCVPDLTLLLDLDPAVGIARVTRPKDRIEQRPLAYHQQVRARFRAQAEDNPKFKIINADQPEDDVEHEIQQALGINAAPLFE, from the coding sequence GTGGCCGACCCCCACCCCGATCCCCACGCCATCCGATTCCTCGTCCTCGACGGCGGCGAGGGCTGTGGCAAATCCACGCAGGCCGCCCGGCTCAAGGCGTTCTTCGAGCGCGAAGGCCGGCCCGTCGAGCTGCTCCGCGACCCCGGCTCCACACGCATCGGCGAGAAAGTCCGCGACATCCTGCTCAACAGCGACCACGTCGAGATGACCCGGCGTTGCGAGTGCATGCTCTACATGGCGGCGCGGGCGCAGATGGTCGCCGAGCAGATTCGGCCCGCGCTCGACGAAGGTAAACTGGTGATCTGCGACCGTTACGTGAGCAGCACGCTGGCGTACCAGGTCGGCGACGACCTTGGTGCCGACGACATCCGGGCCGCGGCCGACGTGGCGATCGGCGACTGCGTGCCGGACCTGACGTTGCTGCTCGACCTCGACCCCGCCGTGGGCATTGCTCGCGTCACCCGTCCCAAGGACCGCATCGAGCAACGGCCTTTGGCGTATCACCAACAAGTCCGTGCCCGTTTCCGCGCTCAAGCCGAGGACAATCCGAAGTTCAAGATCATCAACGCCGACCAACCCGAGGACGACGTCGAGCACGAGATTCAGCAAGCACTGGGCATCAACGCGGCCCCGTTGTTCGAATAG
- a CDS encoding ribonuclease E inhibitor RraB, whose translation MPDEYPTDADGESLRRLAETGSDMSKPMYINFQVAMPDEASADKLADAARKLGYHVAVYDSPECSLPWTTECSCRMLATYDGVGAVQDELAELSRPHGGHPDGWGTYGNGPNGQPNVK comes from the coding sequence ATGCCCGACGAATATCCCACTGACGCGGACGGCGAATCACTGCGTCGGCTAGCCGAGACAGGATCGGACATGTCCAAGCCGATGTATATCAACTTTCAAGTGGCGATGCCCGACGAAGCATCGGCCGACAAGCTTGCCGACGCAGCTCGGAAGCTCGGCTATCACGTGGCGGTTTACGACAGTCCGGAGTGCAGTCTTCCGTGGACGACAGAATGCTCATGCCGCATGCTCGCGACCTACGACGGGGTCGGTGCGGTCCAGGACGAACTCGCCGAGTTGAGTCGACCTCATGGCGGCCACCCTGACGGATGGGGAACCTATGGCAACGGACCAAACGGACAACCAAACGTGAAGTGA
- a CDS encoding sugar phosphate isomerase/epimerase, producing the protein MPDTQLAVQLYTLRDYTKNAADFDATCKKLADQGWKAVQVSAVGPIEPKEIRNILDTHGLHCCATHEMIHENVDTVIEKQKTLGSDYTAIGGYFPSPAEFDEAHWDAFIQSINAVVGQYADAGIRVGYHNHSHEWAKVDDALDGDRAIDMLVDRLDMRFCFEWDTYWIAHAGGDPAQWLRDHAGRVPVIHVKDLGIRPDKTHYDMEIGQGNLNWPAIFEAAREADVQWYAVEQDHCYRDPFDSLATSLENLQAMGLR; encoded by the coding sequence ATGCCCGACACGCAACTCGCTGTCCAACTCTACACGCTCCGTGATTACACGAAGAACGCCGCCGACTTCGACGCGACGTGTAAGAAGCTCGCCGATCAGGGTTGGAAAGCAGTGCAGGTCAGCGCCGTCGGGCCGATCGAGCCGAAGGAGATCAGGAACATCCTCGACACGCACGGCCTGCACTGCTGCGCGACTCATGAGATGATCCACGAAAATGTCGACACGGTTATCGAGAAACAAAAAACGCTCGGCAGCGACTACACCGCGATCGGTGGTTACTTCCCGAGCCCCGCCGAGTTCGACGAGGCCCATTGGGATGCGTTCATCCAGAGCATCAACGCCGTCGTCGGTCAGTACGCTGACGCCGGCATCCGCGTTGGCTACCACAACCACAGCCACGAGTGGGCCAAGGTCGATGACGCGCTCGACGGCGACCGGGCGATCGACATGCTCGTCGACCGACTGGACATGCGGTTCTGCTTCGAGTGGGACACCTATTGGATCGCCCACGCCGGTGGCGATCCCGCTCAGTGGCTACGTGATCACGCCGGCCGCGTGCCGGTGATCCACGTCAAGGACCTGGGCATTCGCCCGGACAAAACCCACTACGACATGGAGATCGGCCAGGGCAATCTGAACTGGCCCGCCATCTTCGAGGCGGCACGGGAGGCCGACGTCCAGTGGTACGCCGTCGAGCAGGACCACTGTTATCGCGATCCGTTCGACTCGTTAGCGACCAGCCTTGAGAACTTGCAAGCGATGGGGCTGAGGTAA
- a CDS encoding glycosyltransferase — MNLTPPSGRRCVAYVVNPYPAPSHTFVRREIAGLESAGWSVHRFTHRWHDGELIEPADIAERARTTRLTPRPTWTTGTHGRRVGRGTAKGIAAAALAADLRLHMARLNIRHVHAHFDTATDTALLATADSTRTFSFTVHGPEEFEQPEALRVRVGAAAFVACISEYTRQRVAGLCPDHAAKLYVIRCGIDVDQYEPTPTPDTDEIVCVGRLVSRKGQGDLIHNLAVVPGWRLRLVGDGPDRGRLEALAKKLGVTDRVRFVGWANESAVRRHIAECRALVLLSNAEGLPVVLMEALALGRVALAYNVGAIGALLRPPMLLDPGFDIIATANDDEEEHALRWVLDTSPRELDERAVDARRHVLERHDAARNAAALAKLLESAVESAVAPAARSV; from the coding sequence ATGAACCTGACGCCGCCGAGTGGCCGACGTTGCGTGGCGTATGTGGTTAATCCGTATCCGGCACCGAGCCACACGTTCGTGCGGCGGGAGATCGCCGGGCTCGAGTCGGCGGGCTGGTCGGTACATCGGTTCACGCATCGCTGGCATGACGGCGAACTCATCGAGCCGGCGGATATCGCCGAGCGGGCGAGGACGACACGACTGACCCCTCGGCCGACGTGGACCACCGGCACGCACGGCCGGCGCGTCGGACGCGGCACGGCCAAAGGCATCGCCGCCGCCGCCCTCGCGGCCGACCTGCGCCTGCACATGGCCCGGCTCAACATCCGGCATGTCCACGCCCACTTCGACACCGCCACCGACACCGCCCTGCTCGCGACCGCCGACAGCACGCGAACGTTCAGCTTCACCGTGCATGGGCCCGAGGAGTTCGAGCAGCCCGAAGCACTACGGGTCCGCGTGGGCGCGGCGGCGTTCGTGGCATGTATCAGCGAATACACACGCCAACGCGTCGCTGGGCTTTGCCCAGATCACGCGGCGAAGCTCTACGTTATCCGCTGCGGCATCGACGTCGATCAGTACGAGCCGACACCGACGCCGGACACCGACGAGATCGTCTGCGTCGGTCGACTCGTCAGCAGGAAGGGCCAGGGCGATCTGATCCACAACCTCGCCGTGGTGCCTGGGTGGCGGCTGCGGCTGGTGGGCGATGGGCCGGACCGGGGCCGGCTCGAAGCGCTTGCCAAGAAACTCGGCGTCACAGACCGTGTCAGGTTTGTCGGCTGGGCGAACGAATCGGCCGTCCGCCGCCACATCGCCGAGTGCCGGGCGTTGGTATTGTTGAGCAACGCGGAAGGTTTGCCCGTCGTGCTGATGGAAGCGCTGGCCTTGGGGCGCGTGGCGCTGGCCTACAACGTCGGCGCGATCGGCGCGCTGTTGCGCCCGCCGATGCTTCTGGACCCGGGGTTCGACATCATCGCAACGGCCAACGACGACGAGGAAGAACATGCCTTGCGCTGGGTGCTCGACACCTCGCCTCGCGAGCTCGACGAACGTGCGGTCGATGCAAGACGGCACGTGCTCGAACGGCACGACGCGGCCCGCAACGCCGCGGCACTGGCAAAGCTGCTCGAGTCGGCTGTCGAGTCGGCGGTGGCCCCTGCGGCTCGGTCGGTGTAA
- the sucC gene encoding ADP-forming succinate--CoA ligase subunit beta encodes MKIHEYQARQILRDHGVPVPEAEVAKTVDKAVAAYEKFGGMCVVKAQVYAGGRGKAGFVKLVNSADEAREAATFMLGNRMISNQTGPDGVPVSVLLVAPGVDIAKEYYVSITNDRASGSAVLIASAEGGVEIEEVAEKNPDAILKEPLHPLLGLQPFQATKVAYALGFEGKLAKAAGKLLMGLSKAYKATDAELAEINPLVVTKEGELLAIDAKFNFDDNALFRQPAIKEMADDSQENPLDVKARDADLNYIALEGNIGCLVNGAGLAMATMDGVKLAGGEPANFLDVGGGVTAEGATTAFEIILSDDKVEGILVNIFGGIAKCDLVAQALVEAGEKIGFKVPVVVRLEGTNVEPAKKILEEAKGKLPTLIPADNLDDAARKVVDAVKGAA; translated from the coding sequence ATGAAGATTCACGAGTACCAAGCCCGACAAATACTCCGCGACCATGGCGTTCCCGTCCCCGAGGCCGAGGTCGCCAAAACGGTTGACAAGGCTGTCGCGGCCTATGAAAAGTTCGGCGGCATGTGCGTGGTGAAGGCTCAGGTCTACGCCGGCGGTCGCGGCAAGGCCGGGTTCGTGAAGCTCGTGAACTCGGCCGATGAAGCACGCGAGGCCGCCACGTTCATGCTCGGCAACCGTATGATCTCCAACCAGACCGGCCCCGACGGCGTGCCCGTCTCGGTGCTGCTGGTCGCGCCCGGCGTCGACATCGCCAAGGAGTACTACGTCTCGATCACCAACGACCGCGCCAGCGGCAGTGCCGTACTCATCGCGTCGGCCGAGGGTGGCGTCGAGATCGAGGAGGTCGCCGAGAAGAACCCCGACGCGATCCTCAAGGAGCCGCTCCATCCGTTGCTGGGCTTGCAGCCGTTCCAGGCGACGAAGGTGGCTTACGCACTGGGCTTCGAGGGCAAGCTCGCCAAGGCCGCGGGCAAACTGCTCATGGGTCTGAGCAAGGCGTACAAGGCGACCGACGCGGAGCTGGCCGAGATCAATCCGCTCGTGGTAACCAAGGAAGGCGAGCTCCTCGCCATCGACGCGAAGTTCAACTTCGACGACAACGCCCTGTTCCGCCAGCCGGCGATCAAGGAGATGGCCGACGATTCGCAGGAGAACCCGCTGGACGTCAAGGCCCGCGATGCCGACCTGAACTACATCGCCCTCGAAGGCAACATCGGCTGCCTCGTGAACGGCGCGGGCCTGGCGATGGCGACGATGGACGGGGTGAAGCTCGCGGGCGGTGAGCCGGCCAACTTCCTCGATGTCGGCGGCGGCGTCACCGCCGAGGGCGCGACCACCGCCTTCGAGATCATTCTCTCGGACGACAAGGTCGAAGGCATCCTCGTGAACATCTTCGGCGGCATCGCCAAGTGCGACCTCGTCGCCCAGGCCCTCGTCGAGGCAGGCGAGAAGATCGGCTTCAAGGTACCGGTCGTCGTCCGCCTCGAAGGCACCAACGTCGAGCCGGCCAAGAAGATCCTCGAAGAAGCCAAGGGCAAGCTCCCCACGCTCATCCCCGCCGACAACCTCGACGACGCGGCCCGCAAGGTCGTGGATGCGGTCAAGGGGGCGGCGTGA
- the galK gene encoding galactokinase, producing MLDRLREQFADAFDRPAASIVRSPGRVNLIGEHTDYNDGFVCPMAIEPSIWFAVSGRDDFTVNVRSTLFPEQVVTFDLMETITKDEPAWGDYVRGMAAMLKGAGIPLSGADILIDNDLPKGGGLSSSAALEVGTACCLLKVAGQEIDADRLALLAQKAEHEFAGVPCGIMDQMIVADGRQGHAMLMDCRDLAKTHVPIGSEVSVLVINTMESHSLADGEYAKRRAECEEGAKILGVKALRDATIEQVQEAEGAMSPVVFKRCRHVVGENTRTVEFAGLLNQKKYAEAGELMVASHGSLSGDYEVSTDRLDYLAAKAVKLDGVYGARMTGGGFGGCVIALVDAEHAGRTQTALTGSFEKQFGVKPEAFTTRPAGGAEVVG from the coding sequence ATGCTCGATCGACTCCGTGAACAGTTTGCCGACGCCTTCGACCGCCCCGCCGCTTCGATCGTCCGTTCGCCCGGCCGCGTCAACCTCATCGGCGAGCACACGGATTACAACGACGGGTTCGTGTGCCCGATGGCGATCGAGCCGAGCATCTGGTTCGCGGTCAGCGGGCGGGACGACTTCACCGTCAACGTCCGCAGCACGCTGTTCCCCGAGCAGGTCGTGACGTTCGACCTGATGGAAACGATCACCAAAGACGAGCCGGCGTGGGGCGACTATGTCCGCGGCATGGCGGCGATGCTCAAGGGGGCGGGCATCCCGCTCTCCGGCGCCGACATCCTCATCGACAACGACCTACCCAAGGGCGGCGGGCTTTCGAGCAGCGCCGCGCTCGAGGTCGGCACGGCGTGCTGCCTTCTCAAGGTCGCGGGACAGGAAATCGACGCGGACCGGCTGGCGTTGCTTGCGCAGAAGGCCGAGCACGAGTTCGCCGGCGTGCCGTGCGGGATCATGGACCAGATGATCGTCGCCGACGGCCGCCAGGGCCACGCGATGCTCATGGACTGCCGCGACCTGGCCAAGACCCACGTGCCCATCGGCTCCGAGGTGTCGGTGCTGGTGATCAACACGATGGAGAGCCACAGCCTCGCCGACGGCGAGTACGCCAAGCGCCGCGCCGAATGCGAGGAAGGCGCGAAGATCCTCGGCGTCAAAGCGCTGCGTGACGCGACGATCGAGCAGGTCCAGGAGGCCGAGGGCGCGATGTCGCCCGTGGTGTTCAAACGGTGCAGGCACGTCGTCGGCGAGAACACGCGGACGGTCGAGTTCGCGGGCCTACTGAACCAAAAGAAGTACGCCGAGGCCGGCGAGTTGATGGTCGCAAGCCACGGGAGTTTGTCGGGCGACTACGAGGTGAGCACCGATCGCCTGGACTACCTCGCCGCCAAAGCGGTCAAGCTCGACGGCGTGTACGGCGCCCGCATGACCGGCGGCGGCTTCGGCGGCTGTGTGATCGCCCTCGTCGACGCCGAACACGCCGGGCGGACGCAGACGGCGTTGACCGGGTCATTCGAGAAGCAGTTCGGCGTGAAGCCCGAGGCGTTCACGACGCGACCGGCCGGCGGCGCGGAGGTGGTGGGGTGA
- the obgE gene encoding GTPase ObgE codes for MLVDEAEIYVKAGDGGDGAVSFRREKFVPYGGPDGGDGGDGGSIIFVADPNRNTLTEFAGKHHWRADNGKPGSGKKCYGRSGEDMILRVPPGTLVRDLDLGLDIADLDEVGKQVTIAQGGKGGQGNYHFKSSTNQAPRQFGPGEKGVERNLRLVLKLIADVGLVGLPNAGKSTFLGAVSHAKPRAADYPFTTLEPSLGIVELDTERTLTLADIPGLIEGAAGGAGLGHDFLKHIDRCKVILHLVDLYPLDQSDPIKAYHTIRTELEDFSTDLAAKPEIVAANKMDLGIEEDDTLDQLRAALPNTKVFPISGATGEGIRPVLEELWKRVHGDEEG; via the coding sequence ATGCTCGTCGACGAAGCGGAGATTTACGTGAAGGCCGGCGACGGCGGAGACGGGGCGGTCTCGTTCCGGCGAGAAAAGTTCGTTCCCTACGGCGGGCCCGATGGCGGAGATGGTGGCGATGGCGGGTCGATCATCTTCGTCGCCGACCCCAACCGCAACACGCTCACCGAGTTCGCCGGCAAGCACCACTGGCGGGCCGACAACGGCAAGCCCGGCAGCGGCAAGAAGTGCTACGGCCGATCCGGCGAAGACATGATCTTGCGCGTCCCGCCGGGGACGCTCGTCCGTGACCTCGACCTCGGCCTCGACATCGCCGATCTCGACGAAGTCGGCAAACAGGTCACCATCGCCCAGGGCGGCAAGGGCGGACAGGGCAACTACCACTTCAAGTCCAGCACCAACCAGGCCCCGCGCCAGTTCGGCCCCGGCGAGAAAGGCGTCGAACGCAACCTCCGCCTCGTACTCAAGCTCATCGCCGACGTCGGCCTCGTCGGGTTACCAAACGCCGGCAAGTCGACCTTCCTCGGGGCCGTGAGCCACGCCAAGCCGCGGGCTGCGGACTACCCCTTCACCACGCTCGAACCCAGCCTCGGCATCGTCGAACTCGACACCGAACGCACCCTCACCCTCGCCGACATCCCCGGCCTGATCGAAGGTGCCGCCGGCGGTGCGGGCCTCGGCCACGACTTCCTCAAGCACATCGACCGCTGCAAGGTCATCCTCCACCTGGTCGACCTCTACCCCCTCGACCAGTCCGACCCGATCAAGGCCTACCACACCATCCGCACAGAGCTCGAGGATTTCTCCACCGACCTCGCCGCCAAGCCCGAGATCGTCGCCGCCAACAAGATGGACCTGGGCATCGAAGAAGACGACACCCTCGACCAACTCCGAGCCGCCCTGCCCAACACGAAAGTCTTCCCCATCAGCGGCGCGACAGGCGAAGGCATCCGCCCGGTGCTGGAAGAACTCTGGAAACGCGTGCACGGCGACGAGGAGGGGTGA
- the rpmA gene encoding 50S ribosomal protein L27 encodes MAHKKGQGSTKNGRDSNPQYLGVKAYGGEVVKAGSIIIRQRGTKWHPGYNVGQGKDDTLFALIPGRVEFAGKKIHVRELETA; translated from the coding sequence ATGGCACATAAAAAAGGTCAAGGCAGCACCAAGAACGGTCGGGATTCCAACCCGCAGTACCTCGGCGTCAAGGCATACGGCGGCGAAGTCGTCAAGGCCGGCTCCATCATCATCCGCCAACGCGGCACCAAGTGGCACCCCGGCTACAACGTCGGCCAGGGCAAGGACGACACGCTCTTCGCCCTCATCCCCGGCCGCGTCGAGTTCGCCGGCAAGAAAATCCACGTCCGCGAACTCGAAACCGCCTAA
- a CDS encoding AAA family ATPase, whose product MSPYAHILGHDDTIAVIEAARGADRLPHGVIFAGPVGVGKFTTARALASIFLDADPNLIAANTHPDLHVVTRELTRYHDKTGKSKAIQLGIDVVRAEIVEPASRKTVDGNGKVFLIEEAHKMTVAAQNGLLKTLEEPAGRALIVLLTDAPEALLPTIRSRCQTFRFGTLPLADATAILEKLGVPANEAAAAAKLADGSPGQALRWHEDGVVARAVRLFKMLEGDVSDLPKFLADAGSAYADAALKRDPLGSKDAANREGVATYLTLAGRYYRGRLADDPEHAADAIDALARAETYLNGNVNTSLVYQQLAASL is encoded by the coding sequence ATGTCCCCCTACGCCCACATCCTCGGCCACGACGACACGATCGCCGTGATCGAGGCGGCGCGGGGGGCGGACCGGTTGCCGCACGGGGTGATCTTCGCCGGGCCGGTGGGGGTTGGGAAGTTCACCACGGCCAGGGCACTTGCGTCGATCTTCCTCGACGCCGACCCGAACCTCATCGCCGCCAACACGCACCCGGACCTGCACGTCGTCACGCGCGAGCTGACGCGCTACCACGACAAGACCGGCAAGAGCAAGGCGATCCAGCTGGGCATCGATGTCGTGCGGGCCGAGATCGTCGAGCCGGCGAGTCGCAAGACGGTGGACGGCAACGGCAAGGTGTTCCTCATCGAAGAGGCGCACAAGATGACCGTCGCGGCGCAGAACGGCTTGCTCAAGACACTGGAAGAGCCGGCGGGGCGGGCGTTGATCGTGTTGCTAACCGACGCGCCCGAGGCACTGTTGCCGACGATCCGCAGTCGGTGTCAGACGTTTCGTTTCGGCACGCTGCCGTTGGCGGACGCGACGGCGATCCTCGAGAAGCTCGGCGTCCCCGCGAACGAAGCCGCCGCCGCGGCGAAACTCGCCGACGGCTCGCCAGGTCAGGCGCTGCGCTGGCACGAGGACGGCGTGGTCGCCCGCGCGGTGCGGCTGTTCAAGATGCTGGAAGGGGACGTGTCGGACTTGCCGAAGTTCCTCGCCGACGCCGGCAGTGCCTACGCCGACGCCGCGCTCAAGCGTGATCCGCTGGGCAGCAAGGACGCGGCCAACCGCGAAGGCGTCGCGACGTATCTCACGCTCGCCGGTCGTTACTACCGTGGCCGATTGGCCGACGACCCCGAGCACGCCGCCGACGCAATCGACGCGTTGGCCCGTGCCGAGACGTACCTCAACGGCAACGTGAACACCTCGTTGGTGTATCAGCAACTCGCGGCGAGTTTGTGA
- a CDS encoding GNAT family N-acetyltransferase, which produces MADLSNPTAAQRSASQTPPRDTDGGVRVSGLAWRQSETVGDWQVRPVDRSEIHAAVRLMLGRLGELAEDAAVLDFLRFAVARKIDLGQMQVVAGDRGGAEGLKFVATPIAVPGGSAIVSCTAAPPAQIADAASAALSRACDGLADAGHKLAQVLTDPKDQALDAIVKSAGFGPIAELVYMLREVPPRPPTPNLPAGVRLETFDESAYARFRDTVAETYVGSLDCPALAGVRSMDDVMAGHRAAGDFVPAFWQLVVRSDEPLGVVLLARVPNRPLAEVVYLGLVPQARGQGLSGPMMQAALSAARTQGCDGLTLAVDAANTPAIRLYQRHGMRQIYTRNAWMKRLGQGSGQTVVSRPGLA; this is translated from the coding sequence GTGGCCGACCTGTCAAACCCCACTGCCGCTCAGCGCAGCGCCTCGCAAACGCCGCCGCGCGACACCGACGGTGGTGTGCGCGTCTCGGGTTTGGCCTGGCGGCAATCGGAAACGGTGGGGGATTGGCAGGTCCGACCTGTCGACCGGTCCGAAATCCACGCCGCCGTTCGGCTGATGCTCGGCCGTCTCGGTGAGTTGGCCGAGGACGCGGCCGTGCTGGATTTTTTGCGGTTTGCCGTGGCCCGGAAGATCGACCTGGGGCAGATGCAAGTCGTGGCGGGGGATCGTGGTGGGGCCGAGGGGTTGAAGTTCGTGGCCACGCCAATTGCCGTTCCCGGCGGGTCGGCGATCGTCTCCTGCACCGCCGCGCCGCCGGCCCAGATCGCCGACGCGGCTTCGGCGGCCCTTTCCCGAGCGTGTGACGGTCTTGCCGATGCGGGACACAAACTGGCCCAGGTTCTAACCGATCCGAAGGACCAAGCCCTGGACGCGATCGTGAAGTCGGCCGGCTTCGGTCCGATCGCTGAGCTTGTCTACATGCTCCGCGAGGTTCCGCCGCGCCCGCCGACGCCGAACCTGCCCGCCGGTGTTCGCTTGGAAACGTTCGACGAGTCGGCATACGCGAGGTTTCGCGACACGGTCGCCGAGACGTATGTCGGAAGCCTCGACTGCCCCGCGTTGGCCGGCGTGCGGTCGATGGATGACGTGATGGCCGGACATCGGGCGGCGGGCGATTTCGTGCCGGCGTTTTGGCAGTTGGTTGTTCGTAGCGACGAGCCGTTGGGCGTGGTGTTGCTCGCCCGGGTGCCCAATCGGCCGTTGGCGGAGGTCGTGTATCTGGGTCTCGTCCCCCAGGCGCGCGGGCAGGGTCTGAGCGGTCCGATGATGCAGGCGGCGCTATCGGCCGCGCGTACGCAGGGCTGCGACGGTCTGACGCTCGCCGTCGATGCCGCCAACACCCCGGCCATCCGCCTCTACCAACGCCACGGCATGCGGCAGATTTACACCCGCAACGCCTGGATGAAACGGCTTGGTCAAGGCAGCGGTCAGACGGTTGTGAGCCGGCCCGGGTTGGCGTAG
- a CDS encoding TspO/MBR family protein: MRSWLALLGWFLLVAAVIFSGTLLTVTGDGSWYQQLTQPSWAPPGWVFGPAWTLNVVLMSVAAWRVWRKVGFGVPTWLFVIHLAVAGAFTPVFFAGESVVGGLVIMWLASVTLIATIAAFFRKDAIAGWLLVPYLAWIVYATSVATGIWWLNR; encoded by the coding sequence ATGCGATCGTGGCTCGCGCTGCTCGGCTGGTTTCTCCTTGTCGCTGCGGTGATCTTCAGCGGCACGTTGCTGACGGTCACCGGCGACGGTTCGTGGTATCAGCAACTTACTCAACCGAGCTGGGCACCGCCGGGTTGGGTGTTCGGCCCGGCGTGGACGCTCAACGTCGTGCTGATGAGCGTGGCCGCGTGGCGGGTCTGGCGGAAGGTCGGCTTTGGCGTGCCGACTTGGTTGTTCGTGATTCACCTTGCCGTGGCCGGGGCGTTCACGCCGGTGTTCTTCGCGGGTGAATCCGTTGTCGGCGGGCTGGTGATCATGTGGCTTGCGTCGGTGACGCTCATCGCGACCATCGCGGCGTTCTTCCGGAAAGACGCCATCGCTGGCTGGCTGCTTGTCCCGTACCTCGCATGGATCGTCTACGCGACGAGTGTGGCGACGGGTATCTGGTGGCTGAATCGTTGA